Within Cellulophaga sp. L1A9, the genomic segment CAAGAAGACAAGAATATTGGATGTTTAGACTTTTCTCTATCTTGTTTATGTTCGCAAGTTTAATTATAGACGGGATTATATCTTATTTAGCAGATTTCCCTCTATTTTTAGTAACTACGCTCTACTGTTTAGCTATTATAATTCCTAGCATAGCAATAACCATAAGAAGATTACATGACACCAACAATAGTGGCTGGATGATTTTTGTAGCGTTAATTCCGTTTGTTGGGGGTATTTGGTTGCTTGTATTAGAAGTTACAGAAGGAACACATGGAACCAATAATTACGGTGAAGATCCTAAAATGAGTCAGGAGCTTATTCAGAGTTATTAATTTTAAGAAATTTAAATCCATTACAACTTGTAATGGATTTTTTATTTAATATCTTTCCTTGTCTTTCAAAAGCAGAACATGCCTTTTTACAACAACCCTAAATACAAAA encodes:
- a CDS encoding DUF805 domain-containing protein, giving the protein MKWYLDALKKYAQFDGRSRRQEYWMFRLFSILFMFASLIIDGIISYLADFPLFLVTTLYCLAIIIPSIAITIRRLHDTNNSGWMIFVALIPFVGGIWLLVLEVTEGTHGTNNYGEDPKMSQELIQSY